The Bacteroidota bacterium genome includes the window TTGAGCCGTATCTTCAATAACAAAAAGATTGTTTTTTTTTGCAATAGCCATTATTTTTTCCATATCAGCACATTGTCCGAACAAATGAACCGGAACAATTGCTTTAGTTTTAGGAGTTATTGCCTTTTCAAGTGCTTCTACATCTATATTGAAAGTATCTGGGTTTACATCCACCAGCACAGGAGTTAATTTAAGCAAGGCCATTACTTCTGCAGTAGCTACATAGGTAAAACTGGCAGTAATAACCTCATCTCCTGGCTCAAGCCCAAGAGCCATCATGGCTACTTGCAGGGCATCTGTTCCATTGGCGCAAGGTATTACATTTTTAACATCCAGGTATTGTTCAAGTTCTGATTGAAATTCCTTTACCTCTGGCCCATTGATAAATGCAGTTGATCTAATAACATCAATTACGGCCTTATCAATCTTCTCCTGTATTTTATCATATTGACCTTTAAGATCAACCATATTTATTTTCTTCATATTCTTTGATTATTCGACTGCGAATATAATCAAAAATGAAAAATTCAGTGCATGATTCAAATAAATGAGTAGTATTAAAATGATTGAAAGATTGCATTTTTACTCCTAAAAACATTTTCAAATCGCTCAAAAATCCGGCAATAAGATTTTACTAATATCGTTCAAAAGGGTATCTTAGCCAAAATTTCAGCCAGGCACAACTTTTTTACAAACAGGAATAAATAAACATAGCTGTCCCGATAAATTGGGATGATAATAAAAAGGCCTAATGCTTAAGCATTCATGAGTTCCTTTGAGGAATAATTATAAAACGAATAAATTATATACAAATGAAAAAACACATTGCCTTACTTTTGTTTTCATGCTGTTTTTCATTGCTTTCGTATTCCCAGGTAAATGTTGAAGATTCTATAATATCTACTCCCATTATTGTTGCGAATTATGCATACCAGTTTCCTGGTGGAAATTTAAAGGACAGGTTTGGAAATAATTCAAGCATTGGTATTTCCTTTTTACAAAAAACAAAACAAAACTGGCTCTGGGGCTTTGAATTCAGTTTTATTTTTGGTGGAAAAGTAAAAGAGGATTCTTTATTTCGAAACATATCAACCAAAAATGATTTTCTAATTAACCAACATGGCGCATATGCTGAAATCCGTTTTTTTGAAAGAGGCCATTTAAGTACTTTAAAAGGTGGAAGGTTGTTTCCTGCTTTAGGCCCAAATCCTAATTGCGGATTCATTGCCATTGCAAGTGTAGGCTTGCTCCAACATAAAATTCGGATTGAAAATCCTGAAAACAATACTCCACAAATTTTAAATGATTACAAAAAAGGGTATGACCGTTTAACAAATGGCCTTGCTGTTTCTGAATTTTTTGGTTACATGTATTTAAGCAACAACAGACTTTTGAATTTTTACGGTGGGGTTGAATTTGTTCAGGCCTGGACTCAAAACAGGAGGGATTTTAATTTTGACACCATGGAGAAAGACAATACCCGGAGAAATGACTTTATGTCCGGAATAAAGGTAGGCTGGGTAATTCCTCTTTATAAAAAAATGCCTAATAAATTTTATTATTACTGATAATCCATTCAGGGCAAATGCTTTTTTTATACACCATTGGAATTCAAGTCTTTTATTATCTGATTCGAATTTCCTCCCTTTTTAATTCGAAGGCAAAAAAATGGGTTCAAGGTCGAAAAGGCCTTTTTAATCATCTTGAAAAATCAATATCAAAAACCGATGAAATTATTTGGTTTCATTGCGCTTCTTTGGGTGAATTTGAACAAGGAAGGCCTGTTTTGGAGGCCATTAAAAAGTTAAAACCTGAGTTTAAAATAGTGCTTACTTTCTTTTCTCCATCAGGATATGAAGTAAGAAAAAATTACCCCCTTGCTGATTACGTTTTTTATCTTCCACTGGACACCAGAAAAAATGCTGAAAAGTTTATTCATATTGTAAATCCTCAAATGGTAGTTTTTGTAAAATATGAATTCTGGTATCACTTTATCAATGAACTTTATAAAAAAGAAATTCCTTTATATATTGTTTCTGCAATTTTTAGAAAGGATCAGCATTTTTTTAAAAATTATGGAGGTTGGTGGAGAAGTATGCTTAAAAAAACAAGACATATTTTTCTTCAGGATGAACAATCCCATCAGCTTTTAAATTCGTGGGGTATTCAGAATTCATCTGTAGCTGGAGACACCCGGTTTGATAGAGTTTATTATGCTGCATCTGTAAAAGAATCGGTGCCGGAAGTAGCTGATTTTTGTGCTAATTCAACTGTGTTTATTGCCGGAAGTACATGGCCTGAAGACGAAAATCTATTGATTGATGCAATCCAAAAAAATGCAAGTCAATGGAAATTTATTATCGCCCCCCATGAAATTTCTTCTACTCGAATTAAAAACCTGGAAAATTCATTAAAAGGAATTGAAATTATTAAATTTTCAGATTTAAAAAACAACGCTTTGGAATCAGCTAGAGTTTTAATAATTGACAATGTTGGTCATTTATCAAAATTATATTCTTATGCTCAAATTTCATATATAGGAGGAGGGTTTGGAAAAGGAATACATAATATTTTAGAAGCTTGTGCTTTCGGTGTTCCTGTTATTTTTGGCCCCAACTTCAATAAATTTAAGGAGGCAAAAGATTTAATTTCTAAAAGGGGTGCATTTAGTATAAAGAATTCTTTAGAACTGGATAAAATCCTGCATAATCCTTTATTAAATACAGCAGGGAAAATATGTTTAAACTATGTGGATCAAAACAAAGGGGCAACAGAAAAAATTGTTGGGGAAATAGTACATGTTTTAAAATAATCAGAAATAAAGAAATAACCATCCCCTACACATTCATTCCGATAACTTTTTTATAGCATTTGTTGAAGGTTTTCATATTCCTATATTCAAACCAAAGTATGAAATCAAATTCTGCCCTGTTTTCATATTTTTCTTCATAAAAAATCCAACTTCAAATAAAAAAAACCTCTAATGGCCGGTAATTAAACTACCAGTCATTAGAGGTCTTAAGCGAAAAAAAGTTTAATTTTCGTATACCTTTTATGGGTAAAAAAAATTACTATTTATTCAGCATAATTTTTTTAACCATTAATTGTTCATCGGTTCTTACCTCAACCAAATAAATTCCATTGGCGTAATTGGAAAGGTCAATTTTAATTTCCCTGTTCTGAAAATTATTTTCATTCATTTGAACCATTAATTCACCCATTAAATTATACACTTTGGCTTCTACCTGCTTGCTTTCATTTCCATTTAAAGTAACAAAAACATTTCCTGTAGATGGATTAGGAAAAATGCTTACTGCACTTTCCGTTTGTGTTTTTATACCAGTTGTTGTTTTGTCATAAACAACAAAATTATCAATTACAACTCCTTCAGATTCTTCGTATTCATCTGAAGCCATGTTGAAACGAAATTTCACACTTGATTCTCCAACAAGAAAAGGAAGATCATGTCCATACAATTTCCAGGTAGAGCTTGTACCAGTCCATTGAGACCCATTACACAAAAGTCCTGTTGTACTTCCGTTTCCAACAAGGGAACTATTATACCAATTTGGACTTGAAGATGTACCTAATTTTGTCCATGTGTCCCCATTGTTAATTGAGTATTCAAAATACAATGCATCCCAATCCTGTTCAATAACGAATGCCATGTAAAATTCTACACGTGGTTCAATTAATGAGGATAAATCAAAGCAAGGGCTTTGCAAATAATTATAGGTAGAGTAATCATGAACTCCGGAAAGATTTGTTGCATATACTTTTGTACCTGAATAAGCAGAGTTTAATACTGTACCAGCTGGCACTCCAAGTTGCCATTTATCCCCAGGTGATGCATTTAAATTGGTGTTTTGCACTCCAGTTGCGCTATGGGACCAAAAATCGCCTCCTGATTCAAAATCATCCAAATAGGTAAAAGTATTGATCAATGAAACAGAGAATGGAACAAATAAACTATCGTTGCTGGTATTTTCATCTGTTGAACCATTAGGAGAAGAAGAATTCACATAGAGTATATGCATTCCGCTGGAAGTAGATTGAATTGGCAAAGTAACATTTGTGCTTTGACCACTTGCAAGACTACCTACCCAGTTATAAGTGTCGGAGGACAATGCATCCAATTGAAAGTTAATTATTACAGAAGTAAGGGTATTGGAACCTAAATTTCTCAAGGTTATCATTGGTGTAAAATCACCATTGCAAGATGATCCTGCCGGAGAGCTTATTTTAACAACAGCAGCATCAAGTGCCACAGTTGAAGCATTTGCACAAATCATAGCCTCATAAGCATTAATTCTACCTGCACCTAAAAGTCCTACATAAGCAGAATTTTGAGCATCAATATTTACAGCAGAGCTCTGCAGGCAACTCTTAACTTGTGCAGGAGTCATGGCAGGATTAACTGAAAGCATTAATCCACATAAACCAGCAACTAAAGGAGAGGCCATAGAGGTTCCAGAAAGATTTCCATAAGTATTTCCAAGGGTTGTGCTACGAATATTAGTACCTGGTGCAGAAATATCAATCCAGCTACCAAATTGAGAAAAACTAGACTTAGTATCATTAGAAGCCGTTGCAGCCACACTTATTACATTCGGGTATGCAGCAGGGTAAAACATGGTTTGTACATTATCATTTCCTGCACCTGCTACCAGCACTATTCCTAAATTATAGGCATTATTTACTACTGTAAGTCCATAATTTGAAGATGCTCCCCCACCCCAAGACATATTAATTACATGTGCTCCATTTTGGGCCGCCCAGGTAATTCCTTCATAACCTGAAGTTAGGGTTCCGGTAGCATCCTGAGCAATCTTTACAGGCATTATTTTA containing:
- a CDS encoding 3-deoxy-D-manno-octulosonic acid transferase, whose product is MLFLYTIGIQVFYYLIRISSLFNSKAKKWVQGRKGLFNHLEKSISKTDEIIWFHCASLGEFEQGRPVLEAIKKLKPEFKIVLTFFSPSGYEVRKNYPLADYVFYLPLDTRKNAEKFIHIVNPQMVVFVKYEFWYHFINELYKKEIPLYIVSAIFRKDQHFFKNYGGWWRSMLKKTRHIFLQDEQSHQLLNSWGIQNSSVAGDTRFDRVYYAASVKESVPEVADFCANSTVFIAGSTWPEDENLLIDAIQKNASQWKFIIAPHEISSTRIKNLENSLKGIEIIKFSDLKNNALESARVLIIDNVGHLSKLYSYAQISYIGGGFGKGIHNILEACAFGVPVIFGPNFNKFKEAKDLISKRGAFSIKNSLELDKILHNPLLNTAGKICLNYVDQNKGATEKIVGEIVHVLK
- a CDS encoding S8 family peptidase, giving the protein MKNCYLLCFKKTFLIVLFFCISNLVFSQQVYEWYQDGKIIFQLKPSAIIDIPSDNNGNADINKIDFLKKLEDKYGIVKITQKHPDNINVALKLTYEIEFTNQFEVDVFTKELSQLDYILYAEKKELHKLFYTPNDPLYTSTNMWHLFKINAAQAWDISLGSSSVIVAITDNAIQVTHNDLVNNVVAGRDVADGDNNTNPPNNNTSWTHGTHVAGTSGSSTNNSTGVASIGFNIKIMPVKIAQDATGTLTSGYEGITWAAQNGAHVINMSWGGGASSNYGLTVVNNAYNLGIVLVAGAGNDNVQTMFYPAAYPNVISVAATASNDTKSSFSQFGSWIDISAPGTNIRSTTLGNTYGNLSGTSMASPLVAGLCGLMLSVNPAMTPAQVKSCLQSSAVNIDAQNSAYVGLLGAGRINAYEAMICANASTVALDAAVVKISSPAGSSCNGDFTPMITLRNLGSNTLTSVIINFQLDALSSDTYNWVGSLASGQSTNVTLPIQSTSSGMHILYVNSSSPNGSTDENTSNDSLFVPFSVSLINTFTYLDDFESGGDFWSHSATGVQNTNLNASPGDKWQLGVPAGTVLNSAYSGTKVYATNLSGVHDYSTYNYLQSPCFDLSSLIEPRVEFYMAFVIEQDWDALYFEYSINNGDTWTKLGTSSSPNWYNSSLVGNGSTTGLLCNGSQWTGTSSTWKLYGHDLPFLVGESSVKFRFNMASDEYEESEGVVIDNFVVYDKTTTGIKTQTESAVSIFPNPSTGNVFVTLNGNESKQVEAKVYNLMGELMVQMNENNFQNREIKIDLSNYANGIYLVEVRTDEQLMVKKIMLNK